The following proteins come from a genomic window of Athalia rosae chromosome 1, iyAthRosa1.1, whole genome shotgun sequence:
- the LOC105692824 gene encoding beta-1,3-galactosyltransferase 1-like isoform X2, which yields MDRVRLMPLELPPASSINTNGTGKTKSSFLRRLALGFGLLAILGLLYVPAYHSAQGSLQGLAQLPGWAYNTTRDIRAYIQPESNTTIIAPIGICTVPPYLIIIICSSALNLKTREAIRNTWASKVNTNNVYNMTVEVGFLVGENNNETLSELLEAENAQFKDIIQEKFYDSYNNLTIKSVMMLKWVTSNCGQAKYLMKTDDDMFVNVPALVKHLQTRPSPSGALIGSLICNAKPIADSKNKWYMPKYMYSERTYPNYLSGTGYVMSMDVAVKLYETALETPLIYLEDVYVTGICAKRAKLHPSNHPGFSFAVRKFDPCVFQTLITAHKVSPTNLYTMWQKIHDKNVKCPNSSPDQKKGNLIRKGRNAGHYSVRRRTINKCV from the exons ATGGACAGAGTACGTTTAATGCCACTGGAATTACCACCGGCCAGTAGCATAAACACAAATGGAACTGGCAAAACGAAATCGTCATTCCTGAGACGCCTAGCACTGGGATTTGGGCTACTTGCAATATTGGGCTTGTTGTACGTTCCAGCTTATCATTCTGCCCAAGGGTCACTCCAAGGCCTAG CACAATTACCTGGCTGGGCATACAATACAACGAGAGATATCCGTGCATATATACAGCCTGAAAGCAATACCACGATTATTGCCCCGATTGGAATTTGCACAGTCCCCCCATATCTCATCATAATAATTTGTTCATCAGctttaaatttgaaaacgagaGAAGCCATAAGAAATACTTGGGCAAGCAAAGTGAATACAAACAATGTTTATAACATGACAGTTGAAGTCGGGTTTCTTGTAGGAGAGAACAACAATGAAACCTTGAGT GAACTATTAGAAGCTGAAAATGCGCAATTCAAAGATATAATACAAGAGAAATTTTATGACTCATATAATAATTTGACAATAAAATCTGTCATGATGTTAAAATGGGTGACGTCGAATTGTGGTCAGGCcaaatatttgatgaaaacTGATGATGACATGTTTGTAAATGTACCAGCATTAGTGAAACACTTACAAACAAGACCTTCACCAAGCGGAGCTTTGATTGGGTCTctcatttgcaacgccaagccGATCGCTGACTCAAAGAATAAGTG GTACATGCCAAAATATATGTACTCAGAAAGAACGTATCCAAATTATCTATCGGGTACTGGGTATGTAATGAGCATGGATGTAGCTGTCAAGTTATATGAAACTGCGTTAGAGACACCGCTGATATACCTAGAAGATGTTTACGTAACGGGAATTTGTGCAAAACGTGCAAAATTACATCCAAGTAATCATCCAGGATTTAGTTTTGCAGTACGAAAATTTGACCCTTGCGTGTTTCAAACTTTAATAACTGCGCATAAAGTTTCTCCAACCAATTTATATACGATGTGGCAAAAAATACATGATAAGAATGTGAAATGCCCAAACTCTAGTCCAGATCAAAAGAAAGGGAATTTAATTAGAAAAGGGAGGAACGCAGGGCATTACTCTGTTCGAAGAAGGACCATTAACAAATGCGTTTGA
- the LOC105692824 gene encoding beta-1,3-galactosyltransferase 1-like isoform X3 produces MIAYLITLLLLMQNVRRTQEAQLPGWAYNTTRDIRAYIQPESNTTIIAPIGICTVPPYLIIIICSSALNLKTREAIRNTWASKVNTNNVYNMTVEVGFLVGENNNETLSELLEAENAQFKDIIQEKFYDSYNNLTIKSVMMLKWVTSNCGQAKYLMKTDDDMFVNVPALVKHLQTRPSPSGALIGSLICNAKPIADSKNKWYMPKYMYSERTYPNYLSGTGYVMSMDVAVKLYETALETPLIYLEDVYVTGICAKRAKLHPSNHPGFSFAVRKFDPCVFQTLITAHKVSPTNLYTMWQKIHDKNVKCPNSSPDQKKGNLIRKGRNAGHYSVRRRTINKCV; encoded by the exons ATGATTGCGTACTTAATAacattgttgttattaatgCAAAACGTACGCCGAACTCAAgaag CACAATTACCTGGCTGGGCATACAATACAACGAGAGATATCCGTGCATATATACAGCCTGAAAGCAATACCACGATTATTGCCCCGATTGGAATTTGCACAGTCCCCCCATATCTCATCATAATAATTTGTTCATCAGctttaaatttgaaaacgagaGAAGCCATAAGAAATACTTGGGCAAGCAAAGTGAATACAAACAATGTTTATAACATGACAGTTGAAGTCGGGTTTCTTGTAGGAGAGAACAACAATGAAACCTTGAGT GAACTATTAGAAGCTGAAAATGCGCAATTCAAAGATATAATACAAGAGAAATTTTATGACTCATATAATAATTTGACAATAAAATCTGTCATGATGTTAAAATGGGTGACGTCGAATTGTGGTCAGGCcaaatatttgatgaaaacTGATGATGACATGTTTGTAAATGTACCAGCATTAGTGAAACACTTACAAACAAGACCTTCACCAAGCGGAGCTTTGATTGGGTCTctcatttgcaacgccaagccGATCGCTGACTCAAAGAATAAGTG GTACATGCCAAAATATATGTACTCAGAAAGAACGTATCCAAATTATCTATCGGGTACTGGGTATGTAATGAGCATGGATGTAGCTGTCAAGTTATATGAAACTGCGTTAGAGACACCGCTGATATACCTAGAAGATGTTTACGTAACGGGAATTTGTGCAAAACGTGCAAAATTACATCCAAGTAATCATCCAGGATTTAGTTTTGCAGTACGAAAATTTGACCCTTGCGTGTTTCAAACTTTAATAACTGCGCATAAAGTTTCTCCAACCAATTTATATACGATGTGGCAAAAAATACATGATAAGAATGTGAAATGCCCAAACTCTAGTCCAGATCAAAAGAAAGGGAATTTAATTAGAAAAGGGAGGAACGCAGGGCATTACTCTGTTCGAAGAAGGACCATTAACAAATGCGTTTGA
- the LOC105692824 gene encoding beta-1,3-galactosyltransferase 1-like isoform X1, with the protein MDRVRLMPLELPPASSINTNGTGKTKSSFLRRLALGFGLLAILGLLYVPAYHSAQGSLQGLGEIPNPSPPWPSQPMASVAQLPGWAYNTTRDIRAYIQPESNTTIIAPIGICTVPPYLIIIICSSALNLKTREAIRNTWASKVNTNNVYNMTVEVGFLVGENNNETLSELLEAENAQFKDIIQEKFYDSYNNLTIKSVMMLKWVTSNCGQAKYLMKTDDDMFVNVPALVKHLQTRPSPSGALIGSLICNAKPIADSKNKWYMPKYMYSERTYPNYLSGTGYVMSMDVAVKLYETALETPLIYLEDVYVTGICAKRAKLHPSNHPGFSFAVRKFDPCVFQTLITAHKVSPTNLYTMWQKIHDKNVKCPNSSPDQKKGNLIRKGRNAGHYSVRRRTINKCV; encoded by the exons ATGGACAGAGTACGTTTAATGCCACTGGAATTACCACCGGCCAGTAGCATAAACACAAATGGAACTGGCAAAACGAAATCGTCATTCCTGAGACGCCTAGCACTGGGATTTGGGCTACTTGCAATATTGGGCTTGTTGTACGTTCCAGCTTATCATTCTGCCCAAGGGTCACTCCAAGGCCTAGGTGAGATTCCTAACCCGAGCCCTCCGTGGCCCTCACAACCCATGGCCTCCGTAG CACAATTACCTGGCTGGGCATACAATACAACGAGAGATATCCGTGCATATATACAGCCTGAAAGCAATACCACGATTATTGCCCCGATTGGAATTTGCACAGTCCCCCCATATCTCATCATAATAATTTGTTCATCAGctttaaatttgaaaacgagaGAAGCCATAAGAAATACTTGGGCAAGCAAAGTGAATACAAACAATGTTTATAACATGACAGTTGAAGTCGGGTTTCTTGTAGGAGAGAACAACAATGAAACCTTGAGT GAACTATTAGAAGCTGAAAATGCGCAATTCAAAGATATAATACAAGAGAAATTTTATGACTCATATAATAATTTGACAATAAAATCTGTCATGATGTTAAAATGGGTGACGTCGAATTGTGGTCAGGCcaaatatttgatgaaaacTGATGATGACATGTTTGTAAATGTACCAGCATTAGTGAAACACTTACAAACAAGACCTTCACCAAGCGGAGCTTTGATTGGGTCTctcatttgcaacgccaagccGATCGCTGACTCAAAGAATAAGTG GTACATGCCAAAATATATGTACTCAGAAAGAACGTATCCAAATTATCTATCGGGTACTGGGTATGTAATGAGCATGGATGTAGCTGTCAAGTTATATGAAACTGCGTTAGAGACACCGCTGATATACCTAGAAGATGTTTACGTAACGGGAATTTGTGCAAAACGTGCAAAATTACATCCAAGTAATCATCCAGGATTTAGTTTTGCAGTACGAAAATTTGACCCTTGCGTGTTTCAAACTTTAATAACTGCGCATAAAGTTTCTCCAACCAATTTATATACGATGTGGCAAAAAATACATGATAAGAATGTGAAATGCCCAAACTCTAGTCCAGATCAAAAGAAAGGGAATTTAATTAGAAAAGGGAGGAACGCAGGGCATTACTCTGTTCGAAGAAGGACCATTAACAAATGCGTTTGA